In one Cytophagia bacterium CHB2 genomic region, the following are encoded:
- a CDS encoding nucleotidyltransferase domain-containing protein has translation MSKTNEVLLAEITHRLVNELHPDKILLFGSQVWGQPGEDSDIDLLVIVPQSNETPTKRATRAYRSLRGVPAPIDILVHTRAEIERGQRVYASLISEVMERGRVLYG, from the coding sequence ATGAGTAAGACTAACGAGGTACTTCTTGCAGAGATTACGCATCGGCTTGTAAATGAGCTGCATCCCGACAAAATTTTGCTCTTTGGATCGCAGGTGTGGGGACAACCTGGAGAAGACAGTGATATCGATCTGCTCGTGATTGTACCCCAAAGCAATGAAACACCCACCAAGCGGGCGACTCGTGCTTATCGTTCCCTGCGAGGTGTACCTGCCCCCATCGATATTCTCGTGCATACGCGCGCCGAGATCGAGCGTGGGCAACGCGTTTATGCCTCTCTCATAAGCGAAGTGATGGAAAGAGGGCGAGTGCTGTATGGATGA